CACGGGCCGATGTCAGCAGGTCAATATGCTGCCCGGGCGATGGGAATGTTTCCGCATGCATTCGGTAGCGTGTGTCTAGTAGCGGCACATCAAACGAACGACCGTTATAGGTAACGAGGCTACTGGCGTCTTGCATTGAGTCCGCCAGACCGCTGAGCAGCGGCCGCTCATCTCCGGGATGGCGCATGAAGAACTGGCGCAGCAGAAAGTCGCGACCGATAAACCGACCAAGCCCTACAAGGAAAACGTAGGTTCCGGTGCCACCCGATAACCCGGTCGTCTCAGTGTCCAGGAAGATCAACTGGTCGGGGGGACGATATCGATCGCCATAGGTCGCTGCGGCGGCGAACCGTTCGAACGCCAACGTCACTGGCTCGCCCGATATGACACGCTCGATCACGACACAGGGACCCGCGGCAGTCTCGATCAGCCGGCCACCCGCTGGTAATGGCCAGGCGTCATCCGCCAGACGCGGGCGCTGCCTGGCTGTTGTGTCGCGTTCGAGCGCCCCGAAACGTTGCCGAAACGACCGGTCGCTCATCGGGCCTGCCTGCAATTCCTCATACTACACATTGTAGGCGCGCCGCCCCGGTTTGACACCTGTTTTTGCGCGGGCCTAGAATGCCTGTGGGACAGGGAAGTTGAATCCGTGACTGCGCCATCGGTGACGGTTTGAGTAACGCGAGGAGGGTCGACTGCTATGGCCTATCAGGTGACACTGATCCCGGGTGACGGAATTGGGCCGGAGGTATCGACCGCAACGCGGCGTGTCCTCGAGGCGACCGGGATTGCCTTCGAATGGGACGTCCAGGAAGCGGGGATGACCGCGCTCGAGAAATCGGGGGACGTCCTGCCCGACGCAGTGCTGGAATCAATCCGCAAGAACTCGATCGCGCTAAAAGGCCCGCTGACGACTCCGCTGGGAGGCGGGTTCCGAAGCGTCAACGTTGCGTTGCGCCATGCGCTAGACCTCTACGTGAACCTGCGCCCGGCCCGCACATACGAGGGGGTGCGCTCGGTCTTCAGTAACATCGATCTCGTCGTCGTTCGCGAGAACATGGAAGACCTCTACGCCGGAGTCGAGTTCGACACCGGCCAGGCCGACACCAAAGAGCTGATCGACACGATCAACCGTCTCAGTCCGCGCAAGGTGCCGGCGTCGGCCGCCATCTCGATCAAGTCGATCACCCCCGAGAACTCCGAGCGGATCGTTCGGTACGCGTTCGACTATGCAGTCAAGAACGAACGCAAGCTGGTGACCGCGGTCCACAAAGCAAATATCATGAAGTTCAGCGATGGACTGTTCCTCCGCGTCTCGCAAGAGGTCGCCAAGGATTACCCTCAAATCGAATACAACGATCGAATCGTCGACAACATGTGTATGCAGCTCGTGCAGCGACCGGAGGATTACGATGTCCTGGTCATGCCGAACCTGTATGGTGACGTGCTCAGCGACCTGACGGCCGGCATGGTTGGCGGGCTTGGCGTTGCGCCGAGCGCGAATATCGGAGAGTACGCCGCCATCTTCGAGCCGATCCACGGCAGCGCCCCGACCCACGCCGGCAAGAACGAGGCAAACCCATCGGCAACGATTCTCAGCGGCGCGATGATGCTTCGGCATATGGGGGAGTTGTCGGCCGCCAAGGCAGTAGAGTCAGCGGTCGCCGAAGTCGTCAAGGCCGGCACGGACGTCACCTACGATCTGCGCCCGGATCGCGACCGTTCGAAGGCCACCGGCACCTCCGAGATGGCGGACGCCATCATCCGCCGATTGGCAGCCTGATAGCCCACGCGCGAAGAAGTCATGTCAATCGATAACCCCCTTGACAGCGAGTCAGGGGGGTTTATACTTTCGATTCCCCGGTGCCCGGCCTTGGTCGGGGACGGGGGTGGAAGTTGGCCAGATCCATTCCGAAATCGCCTTGACAGGGGTTAGGGTGGTGGCTATACTTCCGAGGCTTCGCCACCGTGCGGTGTGCGGCTCAAGGGTGTTGCGTCGAGATGACGCAAGGCTCGGCGGCAGACCAGCGGGGTCGAAGCAGCACCTTGCCAACTGAGCCGTGATGCCAACGTGCGGGCGAGTGACTAATGTGGAGTGGGGTCTGTGTGCTGAAGTCAGGCACAGAATCACGAAGCAGGACACGAGTCACCGGGGCGCAGTGATGCGTAGCCGGGACGAGTCATGATGGAGAGTTTGATCCTGGCTCAGGATAAACGCTGGCGGCGTGCCTAATGCATGCAAGTCGAACGGGAGCGCCTTCGGGCGTCGACCGTGGCGGACGGGTGAGGAGCGCGTAGCTAACCTGCCCAGGTGTGGGGGATAGGCCTCGGAAACGGGGTGTAAGACCGCATACGCTCATCTCTGGGGACGGAGGTGAGGAAAGGCCCTTTCGGGGGTCGCGCCTGGAGGGGGCTGCGTCCGATTAGCTAGTTGGTGGGGTAATGGCTTACCAAGGCGGTGATCGGTCGCTGGTCTGAGAGGACGACCAGCCACACGGGGACTGAGACACGGCCCCGACTCCTACGGGAGGCAGCAGCAAGGAATTTTCCGCAATGGGCGAAAGCCTGACGGAGCAACGCCGCGTGCGGGAGGACGCCCTTCGGGGTGTAAACCGCTTTTCGGGGGGACGAAGGAAGTGACGGTACCCCCGGAAGAAGGCCCGGCTAACTACGTGCCAGCAGCCGCGGTAAGACGTAGGGGCCGAGCGTTGTCCGGAATTACTGGGCGTAAAGGGCGCGCAGGCGGCCGGTCGCATCGGCGGTGAAAGCCCCCCGCTCAACGGGGGAGGGTTCGTCGAGATGGACTGGCTGGAGGCAGGGAGAGGGCGGTGGAATTCCGGGTGTAGTGGTGAAATGCGTAGAGATCCGGAGGAACACCAGTGGCGAAGGCGGCCGCCTGGACCTGACCTGACGCTGAGGCGCGAAGGCGTGGGGAGCGAACGGGATTAGATACCCCGGTAGTCCACGCAGTAAACGATGGGCACTAGGTGTGGCGGGAGTTGACCCCTGCCGTGCCGGCGCTAACGCAGTAAGTGCCCCGCCTGGGGAGTACGGCCGCAAGGCTAAAACTCAAAGGAATTGACGGGGGCCCGCACAAGCAGCGGAGCGTGTGGTTTAATTCGACGCAACGCGCAACACCTTACCAGGGCTTGACGTCCACCGAATCCTCCTGAAAGGGAGGAGTGCCTTCGGGAGCGGTGAGACAGGTGCTGCATGGCTGTCGTCAGCTCGTGTCGTGAGATGTTGGGTTAAGTCCCGCAACGAGCGCAACCCTCGTCGCTAGTTACCATGGTGTGTCTAGCGAGACTGCCGGACCAAACCGGAGGAAGGTGGGGATGACGTCAAGTCAGCATGGCCCTTACGCCCTGGGCGACACACACGCTACAATGGCCGGGACAGTGGGCTGCCAAGCGGTAACGCGGAGCCAATCCCCCAAACCCGGTCTCAGTTCAGATTGAGGGCTGCAACTCGCCCTCATGAAGGCGGAGTTGCTAGTAACCGCGGATCAGCATTGCCGCGGTGAATATGTTCCCGGGCCTTGTACACACCGCCCGTCACGTCATGGAAGCCGGCAACACCTGAAGTCGGTGGGCCAACCGCAAGGAGGCAGCCGCCGAGGGTGGGGTTGGTGACTGGGACGAAGTCGTAACAAGGTAGCCGTAGCGGAAGCTGCGGCTGGATCACCTCCTTTCTAGGGAGCCGGATCCGGGTCTCGAGTCATCGAGGACGGATCCCTTCCAGGTCAACGGTCGCACCGCGAGTCACCCGCCGCCGTCATCCACCATCCCACGCCTGACGAGCCCCGGCACAAACCGGGGGGAGGGCCTGGGCGGATGGGGTCGGACGGGGAGGGGCGACCACACACTGACCGCAGACACTGAATCCGCTTTTCAAGTTTCTGGTTCGCACGGGGGCATCACGGCTCAGTTGGCACGGCGCCAGCGCGTGGCTTCAGCCGGAGCCACGGCCTGGGGGCGTTTAGCTCAGCTGGTTAGAGCACACCCCTGATAAGGGTGAGGCCCGTGGTTCGAGTCCACGAACGCCCACCGCTGTTCCCGGACAGGGAAGGCGGGCGGCGAGTGGAGTCGTCGAGACGGGGCTGTAGCTTAGTTGGGAGAGCGCCGCCTTTGCACGGCGGAGGTCCGGGGTTCGAATCCCCGCAGCTCCACCGGCACCTTACCAAGTGGAGGATGCGCGCGACGACAGCCAAGCCGGGCTGTCGATCGTGTGAGGA
The Thermomicrobiales bacterium genome window above contains:
- a CDS encoding isocitrate/isopropylmalate dehydrogenase family protein, yielding MAYQVTLIPGDGIGPEVSTATRRVLEATGIAFEWDVQEAGMTALEKSGDVLPDAVLESIRKNSIALKGPLTTPLGGGFRSVNVALRHALDLYVNLRPARTYEGVRSVFSNIDLVVVRENMEDLYAGVEFDTGQADTKELIDTINRLSPRKVPASAAISIKSITPENSERIVRYAFDYAVKNERKLVTAVHKANIMKFSDGLFLRVSQEVAKDYPQIEYNDRIVDNMCMQLVQRPEDYDVLVMPNLYGDVLSDLTAGMVGGLGVAPSANIGEYAAIFEPIHGSAPTHAGKNEANPSATILSGAMMLRHMGELSAAKAVESAVAEVVKAGTDVTYDLRPDRDRSKATGTSEMADAIIRRLAA